Proteins from one Limanda limanda chromosome 9, fLimLim1.1, whole genome shotgun sequence genomic window:
- the ipo13b gene encoding importin-13 gives MLSHLEHLRVSGEMETPGRVAATPDALDITVENVEKALHQLYYDPNIENKNLAQKWLMQAQVSPQAWQFCWALLSPDKVPEIQYFGASALHTKISRYWSDIPTDQYESLKTQLFSQIACFSSGSKMVLTRLCVALASLALNTMPEAWPGAVSEMVRVFQEEGGGVDGRARCLALLELLTVLPEEFQTSRLPQYRKGQVRGALGREWGSVCPLLQQLLRQTDSPGAVKARVLRCLSSWVLLDVPLSESEDLVHDCFSALPDPELFDTAVEAIVNAISQPDSQRYVNTLLKLVPRVLALQEQLREAVQNGDMETCHGICRIVVTLGENHSRTLLEQVDHWQSFLALVNMIMFCTGIPGHYPVNETTSSLTLTFWYTLQDEIMSFEPEKQAVYLQVYRPVYFQLVDVLLHKAQFPSDQEYESWSLDEKEQFRIYRVDISDTLMYVYEMLGAELLSNLYDKLGRLLTNAEQPTSWQHTEALLYGFQSIAETIDVNYSDVIPGLIGLIPRININNVQLADTVMFTIGALAEWLADHPVMLSSVLPLVLQALGNPDLSVSSVSTLKKICRECKYDLPPYATNIVAVSQEVLIKQIHKTSQCMWLMQALGFLLSALPVEDILRNLHSLITPYIQQLEKLADETPNPSNKLAIIHILGLLSNLFTTLDISKQDDESADGSAPPVKAAPPPPGPNPVVVVLQQVFALIQTVLSKWLNDSQVVEAVCAIFEKSVKTLLHDFAPMVSQLSEMLGQMYSTIPQAPALDLTRQMVHIFASETDHFPPIKALFELVTSVTLSIFQQGPRDHPDIVDSFMQLQAQALKRKPDLFLSESLDVKAVFHCGVLSLKFPEAPTVKSTCLFFTELLPRCSDVPPLARLVQEDGKLLVQALLEGIGGGASRSLMDQFAEVLFSLNKHCFSLLAVWLKEALQPPGFPSSRITVDQKNHFSQQILRERVNKRRIKEMVKEFTLLCRGLHGTEYVAEY, from the exons ATGCTGTCACACCTCGAACAT CTGCGGGTCAGCGGGGAGATGGAGACGCCGGGGAGGGTCGCAGCCACGCCGGACGCCCTGGACATCACGGTGGAAAACGTAGAGAAG GCTCTCCATCAGTTGTACTATGATCCCAATATAGAGAACAAGAATCTGGCCCAGAAATGGCTAATGCAGGCTCAGGTCTCGCCTCAGGCCTGGCAGTTTTGCTGGGCCCTGCTGAGCCCAGACAAG GTGCCAGAGATCCAGTATTTCGGTGCCAGTGCACTCCATACCAAGATTTCCCGCTATTGGTCAGACATACCCACAGATCAGTACGAGTCTCTGAAGACCCAGCTGTTCTCCCAGATTgcctgcttctcctctggctCCAAGATGGTACTCACCCGCCTGTGTGTGGCCCTGGCCTCTCTGGCACTCAACACAATGCCCGAGGCGTGGCCAGGCGCAGTTTCAGAGATGGTGCGGGTGTTTCAGGaagaggggggaggggtggaTGGCCGGGCACGCTGCCTGGCATTGCTGGAGCTGCTCACTGTCCTGCCTGAAGAGTTCCAGACCAGCCGCCTGCCACAGTACCGAAAGGGACAG GTTCGGGGTGCCCTGGGCCGCGAGTGGGGGTCAGTGTGTCCCTTACTGCAGCAACTGCTGCGGCAAACAGACAGTCCTGGGGCGGTGAAAGCTCGCGTGCTGCGCTGCCTGTCATCCTGGGTGCTGCTGGATGTGCCCCTCAGCGAGAGCGAAGACCTGGTGCACGACTGCTTCAGTGCCCTGCCTGACCCAGAGCTCTTCGACACAGCAGTAGAGGCAATAGTCAATGCCATCTCACAGCCGGACTCGCAAAG ATATGTGAACACTTTGCTGAAACTGGTTCCTCGAGTGCTTGCCCTTCAAGAGCAGCTCAGAGAGGCTGTTCAGAATGGAGACATGGAGACGTGCCACGGAATCTGCCGGATCGTTGTCACACTGGGAGAGAACCACTccag gactCTGTTGGAGCAGGTGGATCACTGGCAGAGCTTCCTGGCTTTAGTCAACATGATCATGTTTTGTACAGGCATCCCCGGCCACTACCCGGTCAATGAGACTACCAGCTCCCTCACACTCACCTTCTGGTACACGCTACAA GATGAAATCATGTCGTTTGAGCCAGAAAAGCAGGCAGTGTATCTTCAGGTCTACAGGCCGGTGTATTTCCAGTTGGTGGATGTTCTGCTGCACAAAGCCCAGTTCCCGTCTGACCAGGAGTACGAATCTTGGTCCTTAGATGAGAAAGAGCAGTTCAGGatctacag GGTGGATATCTCTGACACACTCATGTATGTGTATGAGATGCTCGGAGCAGAGCTGCTGAGTAACCTGTATGATAAACTAGGGAGACTGTTGACTAATGCAGAGCAGCCCACATCGTGGCAG CACACAGAAGCTTTGCTGTACGGCTTCCAGTCCATAGCAGAGACGATAGACGTGAACTACTCCGACGTTATCCCAGGCCTAATAGGACTCATCCCCAGAATCAATATCAACAACGTCCAGTTAGCAGACACAGTGATGTTCACAATAG GTGCTCTGGCTGAATGGTTGGCTGACCACCCGGTGATGCTCAGCAGTGTTTTGCCCTTGGTGCTACAGGCTTTAGGAAACCCTGACCTCtcagtttcctctgtgtctACACTCAAGAAGATTTGTAGGGAATGCAAATATGACCTGCCCCCCTACGCAACCAACATAGTCGCCGTATCTCAG gAGGTGCTTATAAAGCAGATCCACAAG acgaGTCAGTGCATGTGGCTGATGCAGGCTCTGGGCTTCCTGCTCTCCGCTCTCCCTGTGGAAGACATCCTCAGAAACCTTCACTCTCTCATCACCCCATACATTCAACAACTGGAGAAGCTAGCGGATGAGACG ccTAATCCCTCCAATAAGTTGGCAATCATTCACATACTGGGGCTGCTCTCCAACTTGTTCACTACGCTCGACATCAGCAAGCAGGATGACGAATCAGCGGACGGCTCAGCGCCACCAGTCAAAGCAGCCCCACCCCCACCTGGACCGAACCCG GTGGTGGTGGTTTTGCAGCAAGTCTTTGCTCTCATACAGACGGTCCTCAGCAAGTGGCTCAATGACTCGCAGGTGGTAGAG GCGGTGTGTGCCATCTTTGAGAAGTCGGTGAAGACGCTGCTCCACGACTTTGCTCCCATGGTGTCTCAGCTAAGTGAGATGCTTGGGCAGATGTACAGTACAATTCCCCAAGCCCCCGCCCTCGATCTCACACGACAG ATGGTTCATATCTTTGCCAGCGAGACAGACCACTTCCCACCCATCAAGGCTCTGTTTGAGCTGGTTACCTCGGTAACGCTCTCCATCTTCCAGCAAG GACCCAGGGATCATCCTGATATTGTTGATTCATTTATGCAACTCCAAGCTCAG GCCCTCAAACGGAAGCCCGATTTGTTCTTGTCTGAGAGTCTTGACGTGAAAGCAGTGTTCCACTGTG GAGTACTGTCACTCAAATTTCCTGAAGCTCCGACAGTGAAGTCAACGTGCTTGTTCTTT ACTGAACTGTTACCTCGCTGCTCAGATGTGCCTCCATTGGCCAGGTTGGTGCAGGAGGACGGCAAGCTGTTGGTGCAGGCCCTGTTGGAG gGCATCGGGGGCGGGGCGTCTCGGAGCCTCATGGACCAGTTTGCAGAAGTGCTTTTCTCCCTGAACAAGcactgcttctctctgctcgCTGTGTGGTTGAAGGAGGCACTGCAGCCGCCAGGGTTCCCGTCGTCACGGATCACAGTGGACCAGAAAAACCACTTCTCACAGCAGATACTCAG AGAACGAGTGAACAAGAGGCGGATAAAGGAAATGGTGAAAGAGTTCACACTACTGTGCAGAGGGCTCCATGGTACAGAGTACGTCGCTGAATACTGA
- the LOC133010156 gene encoding uncharacterized protein LOC133010156, protein MRRSEMMENKLWTVLCALLLLLTVNLGSTEDGKPHAAVSQSAPGAEVFTEAPAAASTPALGPEPTSHPAQALNSSDTNTSSSGTGSLTSTTTKEEEIPFPAPQPEEKNDTNIASPTVSAVPENSSNQADNLSLQPQTPPLVSQTTTSQTTTTSTSHTTTTSPPHTTHDAPVDTTTTNSSNNPAKLLPDSIPTSEQPVEPTTQPPTTAPTPEPTKPKTTITTTTTTTMATSTQSKSTSSTSSSQESPNAKSQTPKSQHTSQSHTTRGQAKSTTVPPSSSTPQAKAHADTPSQLNVGGDTMMVHESPTLDPLLAGLVTAFIITAVVITLLLFLKLRRRDNRPEFRRLQDLPMDDMMEDTPLSMYSY, encoded by the exons ATGAGGAGGAGTGAGATGATGGAGAACAAACTCTGGACTGTCCTCTgtgccctgctgctgctgctgactgttAACTTGGGATCCACTGAAGATG GTAAACCACATGCTGCTGTCTCACAAAGTGCTCCGGGGGCTGAGGTCTTCACTGAGGCCCCAGCTGCAGCCTCTACGCCTGCTCTGGGCCCGGAACCCACCAGTCATCCTGCTCAGGCACTTAACAGCTCTGACACAAACACCAGCTCCAGTGGCACCGGCAGTTTGACCAGTACCACGACTAAAGAGGAGGAAATCCCCTTTCCGGCTCCTCAACCGGAGGAAAAAAACG aTACAAACATCGCATCTCCCACGGTGTCAGCTGTTcctgaaaacagttcaaaccaAGCTGACAATTTGTCATTGCAGCCTCAAACTCCTCCTCTTGTGAGCCAGACCACCACCTCTcaaaccaccaccacctccacctctcacaccaccaccacaagcCCCCCTCACACGACTCATGATGCGCCTGTAGACACAACGACCACCAACTCATCAAACAACCCCGCAAAGCTACTTCCTGACTCCATCCCAACCTCAGAGCAGCCGGTCGAACCCACAACACAACCACCCACAACTGCCCCAACACCTGAGCCAACAAAACCTAAAActaccatcaccaccaccaccaccacaactaTGGCTACCAGCACCCAGTCCAAGTCAACatccagcacctcctcctctcaagAGTCCCCCAATGCTAAGTCGCAGACCCCCAAATCTCAACACACATCACAGTCCCACACAACCCGAGGCCAAGCGAAGTCCACCACCGTCCCACCGAGCAGCTCCACCCCCCAGGCCAAAGCCCACGCTGACACGCCCTCCCAGCTGAACGTTGGGGGTGACA CAATGATGGTCCACGAATCGCCCACATTAGACCCTCTCCTAGCCGGCCTGGTGACAGCCTTCATCATCACTGCTGTCGTCATCActttgctcctcttcctcaaactGCGCCGAAGAGACAACCGACCAGAGTTCCGCAGGCTGCAGGATTTACCTATG GATGACATGATGGAGGACACACCCTTGTCCATGTACAGCTACTAA